In one Oxyura jamaicensis isolate SHBP4307 breed ruddy duck chromosome 14, BPBGC_Ojam_1.0, whole genome shotgun sequence genomic region, the following are encoded:
- the UBALD1 gene encoding LOW QUALITY PROTEIN: UBA-like domain-containing protein 1 (The sequence of the model RefSeq protein was modified relative to this genomic sequence to represent the inferred CDS: deleted 1 base in 1 codon) — protein sequence MDELKHQVMINQFVLAAGCAADQAKQLLQAAHWQFETALSAFFQETNIPYSHHHQMMCTPANTPATPPNFPDALTMFSRLKASESFNSSSPVASMATSPPPPAPPLPQHGAFNPAWPAASPPGQQQSMWTPAPPVQPAGWPAAVSQQATAEQKANVTMEAER from the exons atGGACGAGCTCAAGCACCAGGTGATGATCAACCAGTTCGTGCTGGCGGCCGGCTGCGCCGCCGACCAGgccaagcagctgctgcaggcggCGCACTGGCAGTTCGAG acTGCTCTCAGTGCTTTTTTTCAAGAGACAAACATCCCCTACAGCCACCACCATCAGATG ATGTGCACTCCCGCCAACACGCCGGCCACGCCGCCCAACTTCCCCGACGCCCTCACCATGTTCTCCCGCCTCAAGGCTTCCGAGAgcttcaacagcagcagccccgtggcCTCCATGGCgacctccccgccgcccccggccccgccgctgccccaGCACGGGGCCTTCAACCCTGCCTGGCCCGCGGCCTCCCCCCccggccagcagcagagcatgtGGACTCCGGCC CCCCCGGTGCAGCCCGCGGGCTGGCCCGCCGCCGTCTCGCAGCAGGCCACGGCAGAACAGAAGGCCAACGTGACCATGGAGGCAGAGAGATGA
- the C14H16orf96 gene encoding uncharacterized protein C16orf96 homolog: MSVSVTLAELADVAFRTPNSGSINAGALHLLLRGLLEHLRLQDASTQVSEDERGLLEPRAGAAGRPRSLLLQPEGQPGCPSGSPGTVELPTPRQDVGRPDTDTWQTAQLTKRMEMIEEGMTKVTDKLQEMLSTSCSLKTTIEAFQEELQLLKDNFQKAGLEELQERAAQQDKHSNLLQNILGQMAEVRRELGTFSWQAGVLCSLCRVPTGELSSRELSPEAPQEPAQLSWLPERHVAVETCISCHENQLQRRADLGTLEDVATQLEKVQGELKHLQGKGEKGPDFGREVLSQVGQLQEQCTRLQEAAERLWADTEDTQKADEAVLETKVNQDELQRAMAQLSEMMQDLLQRMSLHGQARHKALELVSEVDSKVQWEQVWRLSKQCHCQGPCFDTSGPAGLKRHHFHPVKCISCDRPLAVAPRPHLVTVRKSSLHLQSHPASAGGTNRTAQQLPGREYEGSNQPSRGPVSPTRPLSSSSSLTTACPLGVPADFTCQNGQVDILGIDGVIYKGRLSSQAANGNIALGRDFPGTKSPQPPAQHAAEKTRRTPKYGSHYVSPYSCAATRTRTVSSGGRWQATAGGRIAGV; this comes from the exons ATGAGTGTCTCGGTCACACTGGCAGAGCTGGCGGACGTCGCTTTCCGCACGCCCAACAGCGGCAGCATCAACGCCGGTGCCCTTCACCTCCTCCTGCGAGGCCTCCTGGAGCACCTGCGCCTGCAGGATGCCTCCACGCAGGTCTCGGAGGACGAGAGGGGCCTCCTcgagcccagggctggggctgcagggaggccccgctccctcctcctgcagccggAGGGGCAGCCAGGCTGCCCCAGCGGGTCCCCGGGCACCGTGGAGCTGCCGACCCCCAGGCAGGACGTAGGCAGGCCAGACACCGACACGTGGCAAACGGCGCAGCTGACAAAGAGGATGGAGATGATTGAGGAGGGGATGACGAAG GTCACGGACAAGCTACAGGAgatgctcagcaccagctgctctCTGAAAACCACCATCGAGGCCTTCcaggaagagctgcagctcctgaagGACAATTTCCAGAAG GCTGGTCTGGAGGAGCTGCAAGAACGGGCGGCACAGCAGGACAAGCACAGCAACCTCCTGCAGAACATCCTGGGCCAAATG GCAGAGGTGCGGCGGGAGCTGGGCACCTTCTCCTGGCAGGCCGGTGTGCTGTGCTCGCTCTGCAGGGTGCCCACTGGCGAG CTTTCCAGCCGGGAGCTCAGCCCTGAGgccccccaggagccagcccaGCTGAGCTGGCTGCCGGAGCGGCACGTGGCCGTGGAGACCTGCATCAGCTGCCACGAGAACCAGCTCCAGCGGCGCG CAGATTTGGGGACCCTGGAGGATGTGGCCACCCAACTGGAGAAGGTGCAAGGCGAACTAAAGCACCTGCAGGGCAAAGGAGAGAAG GGGCCAGATTTTggcagggaggtgctgagccaggtggggcagctgcaggagcaatGTACGAGACTCCAAGAGGCTGCAGAGCGGCTGTGGGCTGACACCGAGGACACCCAG AAAGCAGACGAGGCCGTGCTGGAGACCAAAGTGAACCAGGACGAGCTGCAACGCGCCATGGCCCAGCTGAGCGAGATGATGCAGGACCTGCTGCAGAGGATGTCCCTGCATGGCCAGGCCAGGCATAAAGCCCTGGAGCTCGTCAGCGAGGTGGACTCCAAGGT TCAGTGGGAGCAGGTTTGGAGGCTCAGCAAGCAGTGCCACTGCCAGGGGCCTTGCTTCGATACCAGCGGTCCCGCCGGCCTCAAGAG GCACCACTTCCACCCAGTGAAGTGCATCTCCTGCGACAGACCCCTGGCCGTGGCCCCAAGGCC GCACTTGGTGACAGTGCGGAAGTCCAGCCTGCACCTGCAGTCTCATCCAGCCAGCGCCGGTGGCACCAACCGCACGGCACAGCAGCTGCCGGGGAG ggagTACGAGGGGAGCAACCAGCCCAGCCGGGGCCCCGTGAGTCCCACCAGGCCActgtcctcctccagctccctgacCACCGCCTGTCCCCTCGGAGTCCCCGCGGATTTCACCTGCCAGAAC GGCCAAGTGGATATTTTGGGCATCGACGGGGTCATCTACAAGGGCAGGCTGAGCTCGCAGGCCGCCAACGGGAACATCGCCCTGGGCAGGGACTTCCCAG GAACAAagtccccccagccccctgcccagcacgCTGCGGAGAAAACGCGTCGCACCCCTAAGTACGGCAGCCACTACGTGTCCCCGTACTCGT GTGCTGCCACGCGGACGAGAACCGTCTCCTCGGGGGGTCGGTGGCAGGCCACTGCAGGTGGCAGGATAGCCGGCGTCTGA